A DNA window from Hydra vulgaris chromosome 13, alternate assembly HydraT2T_AEP contains the following coding sequences:
- the LOC100198266 gene encoding endosomal/lysosomal proton channel TMEM175 has protein sequence MSLETAENVNGSSENIRKRSSWKNTEENYEEYLNKTIPKDLHRGDIASTARLLSYSDTVMATCATFLVLPIRNLKKISGNQSLSEFFNSSYLQFIEFLFGFLIILTVWENMNIRAIVIKRVDDLILALIIFEMLVTSALPFTVELQGHYPNEKISVLSTCIVLIILQIIDITIVLYGTFSPKLLHLDLKCWSKSDLRELASIMLFKPLISLILLAIAAAFCLVHYGLSWAIIALLILMPTIRKFYWFVCRKYKKNDATEKEFFLENFSKGNVSKERVENMSDNAIAIMACILVADITVDEFPKKIHVEKDGLNYNLKLMTPEFLTFLASFCLVSALWYVNHSVLHLIKNVNSVMLYFQKVFLMFCCLCPLAGNTVLHYATKGKKDSIVAIRFSATVVFISSIANFFIFLCGVLTGTKYFYDWASLKYFKKNKQQHFYAVAKAVNLPFWSLICILGSLGSASAAPYVLYVSFLAAPCSFFVSKLVLMNHFGKAAAYVRNTIRRKEPFPKKKKEEDSSTTKKISKSLETRYPDSYVIKNENLN, from the coding sequence ATGAGTTTAGAAACAGCTGAAAATGTTAACGGCTCAAGCGAAAACATCAGAAAAAGAAGCTCGTGGAAAAATACAGAGGAAAATTATgaagaatatttaaacaaaaccatCCCAAAAGATCTTCATAGAGGAGATATTGCTTCAACAGCAAGATTGTTGAGTTATTCGGACACCGTAATGGCGACTTGTGCAACATTTCTTGTACTTCCAATacgaaatttgaaaaaaatttcaggaaACCAATCTCtttcagagttttttaattcaagctACCTCCAGTTTATAgaatttttgtttggttttttaattattttaacagtttGGGAAAATATGAATATTCGTGCAATAGTAATTAAACGGGTAGATGATCTAATTTTAGCTCTTATTATTTTCGAAATGTTGGTTACCTCCGCACTCCCCTTTACTGTAGAACTTCAAGGTCATTATCCCaatgaaaaaatttcagttttatcaACGtgcattgttttaataattcttcaaaTAATAGACATTACAATAGTTTTATATGGCACGTTTTCACCAAAACTTTTgcatttagatttaaaatgttGGTCAAAATCAGATCTACGTGAATTAGCTTCAATAATGCTGTTTAAGCCGTTAATTAGTTTGATTTTACTTGCGATTGCTGCGGCATTTTGTTTGGTTCATTATGGATTATCGTGGGCAATTATTGCATTGTTAATCCTAATGCCCACAATTCGAAAATTTTACTGGTTTGTTTGccgaaaatataaaaaaaacgacgcaacagaaaaagaattttttttagaaaacttttcAAAAGGGAACGTTTCAAAAGAACGTGTTGAAAATATGAGTGATAATGCAATTGCTATCATGGCATGTATTCTTGTTGCTGATATTACGGTTGACGAGTTTCCAAAAAAAATCCACGTTGAGAAGGACGGCCTTAACTACAACTTGAAACTTATGACACCTGAGTTTCTTACGTTTCTCGCGTCGTTCTGTTTAGTTTCGGCTTTATGGTACGTCAATCATTCTGTtctacatttaattaaaaatgtaaattccgttatgctttattttcaaaaagtatttcttATGTTTTGCTGTCTATGTCCGCTAGCTGGAAACACAGTATTGCATTATGCAACCAAAGGAAAAAAGGATTCAATTGTTGCTATTCGTTTTTCTGCAACAGTTGTATTTATTTCAAgtatagcaaatttttttatttttttgtgtggtGTGCTTACtggaacaaaatatttttatgattgggcttcattaaaatattttaagaaaaataaacagcaacatttttacgctgtggcaaAAGCAGTAAATTTACCATTTTGGtcattaatttgtattttaggaAGTTTGGGCTCCGCTTCTGCAGCGCCTTACGTTTTGTACGTATCATTCCTTGCTGCACCGTGctcattttttgtttcaaaattagttCTCATGAACCACTTTGGTAAAGCAGCAGCATATGTCAGGAACACTATACGACGTAAAGAGCCatttcctaaaaaaaagaaagaagaagaCTCTtctactacaaaaaaaatatcaaagtcaTTAGAAACAAGATATCCCGATAGTTACGTCATTAAAAACGAAAACTTGAACTAA